Proteins encoded together in one Impatiens glandulifera chromosome 1, dImpGla2.1, whole genome shotgun sequence window:
- the LOC124932164 gene encoding protein EARLY FLOWERING 4-like, protein MEGNHLIGHRRRHRQTNINEDHSTATATTSTTTANNGGRSFRRFRSIGGDEGGGGRRGEEGDIGHGDGSEVWGAFSEKFQQVQSFLDRNRFLIQQVNDNHQSKIQENLVKNVALIQEINSNISKVVSLYSDLSANFSNSFQQRNGNK, encoded by the coding sequence ATGGAAGGAAACCATTTAATCGGTCATCGTCGCCGGCACcgtcaaacaaatataaacGAAGATCACTCAACCGCCACCGCCACAACATCAACCACCACCGCCAACAACGGCGGCCGTAGCTTTCGCCGCTTCAGAAGTATCGGCGGCGacgaaggaggaggaggaagaagaggagaagaaGGCGATATAGGGCATGGTGACGGCAGTGAAGTATGGGGCGCCTTTTCAGAGAAGTTCCAGCAGGTTCAGTCGTTTTTAGATCGGAATAGATTTCTGATTCAACAGGTGAACGACAATCATCAGTCGAAGATTCAGGAGAATCTGGTGAAGAATGTTGCGTTGATTCAGGAGATTAACTCGAATATATCCAAGGTTGTCTCTCTTTATTCAGATCTGTCTGCTAATTTTTCCAATTCGTTTCAGCAACGAAATGGAAATAAGTAG